From the Halalkalicoccus sp. CGA53 genome, one window contains:
- a CDS encoding DUF4013 domain-containing protein, with protein MLGEAVEFPARGERALATLLVGGLLSFLAATLWAVGVVLSVVLIGLFVLPLALVASALLRGYYVAVLRSRIGGSGEPPEFADWSRLLADGLSGLVIGVAYAIPILALAVGFVLTLVSADLLLTGVRADAVVTATTVISLGAIGIALVLYGYLEPIALSVYAREGRLGPAFSPSEVGPVALRPVYLVAWLFAAVVAFVGYAVALPLTPFLIGFGLLFYLDVVRYALYGAGIERALSETGPDRRVSEAPIAASGFSPATDRVAHPGSRGSVSSEATDSGEGAGGRSVVSARDETEESERDWPDWDPAER; from the coding sequence ATGCTCGGTGAGGCCGTCGAGTTCCCCGCCCGGGGCGAGCGTGCGCTCGCCACGCTCCTCGTCGGCGGGCTCCTCTCGTTTCTCGCGGCGACGCTCTGGGCGGTCGGAGTGGTGCTCTCGGTCGTGCTGATCGGCCTCTTCGTGCTCCCGCTCGCGCTCGTCGCGAGCGCGCTCCTCCGTGGCTACTACGTCGCGGTCCTCCGTTCCCGGATCGGCGGATCGGGAGAGCCCCCCGAGTTCGCCGACTGGTCGCGGCTGCTCGCGGACGGTCTCTCGGGACTGGTCATCGGCGTGGCGTACGCGATTCCGATCCTCGCGCTCGCCGTCGGGTTCGTGCTCACGCTCGTGAGCGCGGACCTCCTCCTCACCGGGGTGAGGGCCGACGCGGTGGTGACCGCCACCACCGTGATCTCCCTGGGGGCGATCGGGATCGCGCTCGTCCTCTACGGCTACCTCGAACCGATCGCGCTCTCGGTCTACGCCCGCGAGGGGCGTCTGGGCCCGGCGTTCTCCCCGAGCGAGGTCGGTCCCGTCGCGCTCCGCCCGGTCTACCTGGTGGCGTGGCTGTTCGCGGCCGTGGTCGCGTTCGTCGGCTACGCCGTCGCGCTCCCGCTCACCCCGTTCCTGATCGGGTTCGGTCTCCTCTTCTACCTCGACGTCGTCCGGTACGCGCTCTACGGGGCGGGGATCGAGCGCGCGCTCTCCGAGACCGGTCCGGATCGCAGGGTGAGCGAGGCACCGATCGCCGCGTCGGGGTTCTCGCCAGCGACGGACCGTGTCGCCCATCCGGGTTCGAGAGGGTCCGTCTCCTCCGAGGCCACCGACTCCGGCGAGGGTGCCGGGGGCCGATCGGTCGTCTCGGCGCGGGATGAAACCGAGGAGTCCGAGCGGGACTGGCCGGACTGGGACCCGGCCGAGCGGTGA
- a CDS encoding SRPBCC family protein, which translates to MVRIERDVWIDESRKRVFEYMAVPENHREVMPSLHDVRDVEELPNGGTKGEVTFKMLGISNDIVFEDVTFDPPSRRVYEMSGDVEGEVRYRFEEEDGGTRFTYELDSSLPSRVLNRVLEPVARRYNEREIEATLENLKALLEMEAEAEQAA; encoded by the coding sequence ATGGTACGAATCGAGAGAGACGTGTGGATCGACGAGTCGCGGAAACGGGTGTTCGAGTACATGGCGGTCCCGGAGAACCACCGGGAGGTCATGCCCAGCCTGCACGACGTGCGCGACGTCGAGGAGCTACCGAACGGCGGGACGAAAGGGGAGGTCACGTTCAAGATGCTCGGCATCTCCAACGACATCGTGTTCGAGGACGTGACGTTCGACCCGCCGTCACGACGGGTCTACGAGATGAGCGGCGACGTCGAGGGGGAGGTCAGATACCGGTTCGAGGAGGAAGACGGCGGGACGCGCTTCACCTACGAACTCGACAGCAGCCTCCCGTCGAGGGTGCTGAACAGGGTGCTCGAACCGGTCGCGAGGCGGTACAACGAGCGAGAGATCGAGGCAACGCTGGAGAACCTGAAGGCGCTCCTGGAGATGGAAGCGGAGGCCGAGCAGGCAGCCTGA
- the rqcH gene encoding ribosome rescue protein RqcH — translation MDAKREMTSVDLAALVGELRSYTGAKVDKAYLYGDDLLRLRMRDFDRGRIELLIEVGEVKRAHLSDPENVPDAPGRPPEFAKMLRNRISGGDFAGVEQYEFDRILTFEFEREDRNTIVVAELFGQGNVAICDGTMKVLDALETVRLKSRTVAPGATYGYPDTRVSPLSIEYERFEAIMDDSDTDVVRTLATQFNLGGLYAEELCTRAGVEKTLAIAEADEEAYERVFDALARLSEQIGNREFEPRVYYEEGRRVDVTPLALSEYEDLEFESFETFTRALDDYFTNGETDEEAVEKEEGPDFRAQIERQQRIVDQQEGAIEGREEEAAKRRERAEALYANYDLANEVLTTVRNARAEDRPWDEIETTLDAGAERGIEAAEAVRGIDGESGTVTLDLGEHDVTLVVRDGVEKNADRLYTEAKEIEAKAEGARDALANTRAELASLRERRELARSGGPTEPDGPGEDDDEDSEIDWLSRSSIPVRKGEEWYERFRWFHTSDDFLVIGGRNADQNEELVKKYAERGDRFFHTQAPGAPATLLKATGPSEASKEIEFPETSLEQAAQFAVSYSSVWRDGHFAGDVYAVSPDQVSKTPESGEFVEKGSFVVRGERTYYEDTPVGVAVGIQCEPTTRVIGGPPAPITERAESSIRIEPGRYAVDDAAKRIYREFRERFADTTFVRRVASPDLIAHFLPPGGSRIVDE, via the coding sequence ATGGACGCGAAACGGGAGATGACGAGCGTCGACCTCGCGGCGCTCGTCGGCGAGCTTCGCAGCTACACCGGCGCGAAGGTCGACAAGGCGTACCTCTACGGCGACGACCTCCTCCGGCTGCGGATGCGCGACTTCGATCGTGGCCGGATCGAGCTGCTGATCGAGGTGGGCGAGGTGAAACGGGCGCACCTCTCTGACCCCGAGAACGTCCCCGACGCACCGGGTCGACCGCCGGAGTTCGCGAAGATGCTCAGAAACCGGATCTCCGGCGGGGACTTCGCCGGCGTCGAACAGTACGAGTTCGACCGAATCCTCACCTTCGAGTTCGAGCGCGAGGACAGGAACACGATCGTCGTCGCCGAACTGTTCGGCCAGGGCAACGTCGCGATCTGTGACGGCACGATGAAGGTCCTCGACGCGCTCGAGACGGTCAGGCTCAAGTCGCGGACGGTCGCACCCGGGGCGACGTACGGCTACCCCGACACGCGGGTGAGCCCGCTCTCGATCGAGTACGAACGGTTCGAGGCGATCATGGACGACTCGGACACCGACGTCGTCCGGACGCTCGCGACGCAGTTCAACCTGGGTGGACTCTACGCCGAGGAGCTCTGTACCCGTGCGGGCGTCGAGAAGACGCTCGCGATCGCTGAGGCCGACGAGGAGGCCTACGAGCGTGTCTTCGACGCGCTCGCCCGACTCTCCGAACAGATCGGTAACAGGGAGTTCGAGCCGCGGGTCTACTACGAGGAGGGGCGACGAGTCGACGTGACGCCGCTCGCGCTCAGCGAGTACGAGGACCTCGAGTTCGAGAGCTTCGAGACGTTCACGCGAGCGCTCGACGACTACTTCACGAACGGGGAGACTGACGAGGAGGCCGTCGAGAAAGAGGAGGGGCCCGACTTTCGGGCACAGATCGAGCGCCAGCAGCGGATCGTCGACCAGCAGGAGGGTGCCATCGAGGGTCGCGAGGAGGAGGCGGCGAAGAGGCGCGAACGGGCGGAAGCGCTCTACGCGAACTACGACCTGGCGAACGAGGTGCTCACGACGGTACGGAACGCCCGTGCCGAGGACCGGCCGTGGGACGAGATCGAGACCACCCTCGACGCCGGTGCCGAGCGGGGGATCGAGGCGGCCGAAGCGGTGAGGGGAATCGACGGCGAGTCGGGGACCGTGACGCTCGACCTGGGCGAGCACGACGTCACGCTGGTCGTTCGCGACGGCGTCGAGAAGAACGCAGATCGGCTCTACACCGAGGCGAAGGAGATCGAGGCGAAGGCCGAGGGCGCCCGCGACGCGCTCGCGAACACCCGTGCGGAGCTGGCGTCGCTGCGCGAGCGTCGCGAACTGGCTCGATCCGGTGGGCCGACCGAACCGGACGGGCCGGGAGAGGACGACGACGAGGATTCGGAGATCGACTGGCTCTCGCGGTCGTCGATCCCGGTGAGGAAGGGCGAGGAGTGGTACGAGCGCTTTCGCTGGTTCCACACCTCCGACGACTTCCTGGTGATCGGCGGCCGGAACGCCGACCAGAACGAGGAGCTGGTGAAGAAGTACGCCGAACGCGGCGACCGCTTCTTCCACACGCAGGCGCCGGGCGCACCCGCGACGCTGCTGAAGGCGACCGGCCCGAGCGAGGCGTCGAAGGAGATCGAGTTCCCCGAGACCTCGCTGGAGCAGGCCGCCCAGTTCGCCGTGTCGTACTCCTCGGTCTGGCGCGACGGCCACTTCGCGGGCGACGTCTACGCCGTCTCGCCCGATCAGGTCTCGAAGACGCCCGAGAGCGGCGAGTTCGTCGAGAAAGGTTCGTTCGTGGTCCGCGGCGAGCGGACCTACTACGAGGACACGCCGGTCGGCGTCGCGGTCGGGATCCAGTGCGAGCCGACGACACGGGTTATCGGCGGGCCGCCCGCACCGATCACGGAGCGCGCCGAGAGCTCGATCAGGATCGAACCGGGTCGGTACGCGGTCGACGACGCCGCGAAACGGATCTACCGCGAGTTCAGAGAGCGCTTTGCCGACACGACCTTCGTCAGGCGGGTCGCGAGCCCAGACCTGATCGCACACTTCCTCCCGCCCGGCGGCAGCCGGATCGTCGACGAGTAG